The nucleotide window GCCTGCTGCTGGCGGTCATCCAGTTGGGGAGCCTCACGGCGCTCTGGACGACCGCCTATGGCGCGGTGCTGCTGGCGAAGGTGGCTTTGCTCATGCCGCTGTTTGCCCTGGCGGCCGTCAACCGTGTCAGGCTGACGGCGCCGGCGGAGCGGGGAGAGGCGACGGCGATCGCGCATCTGCGCCGCTCCATCCGCGCCGAGATTGTCCTCATGTTCGCGATTTTCGCGGTCGCGGCGGTGTGGCGCTTCACGCCGCCGCCCCGCGTGCTGGCTGCCATCGCAGCTGAGCCGGCCTCGCTGCATATCCACACCGGCGCGGCCATGGCGGATCTGTCCATCGCACCGGGCCGCTCAGGTCCCGTCAGCGCGTCCATGGTCATCCTGACCGGGGAGTTCGGCCCGCTCGACGCCAAGGCGGTGACGCTGGTCCTCGCCAATCCCGCGGCTGGAATCGGGCCGGTGCGGTGGCCGGCGACCAAGCCCGGAGATGGCACATGGCGCGTGAATGCGCTGGATCTTCCTCATCCGGGCCGCTGGTCCGTCCGCATCGAGATCGTCGGCCCGGACGACGCCCTGAAGGAACTGGCGGGCGAGATCGAGATCCGCCCCTGATTTCGGCGGGGAGGACGCCTGCGCAGCGGGCGCTTCTTGGCGATCAGGCTTGACAGGAACCGCCGATTGTCCGCTGCTGCAAAGGCACATGGTTTTCCATCGGCGCGCGGCGACGCGCTTCGATGGATCTGGGAACGGGGAAGGGCCTGACCGCCCGAAGCCCCGACCGCCCCCGCGACTGTGAGCGGCGAGTGGCCTTCCACGATGCCACTGGACCTGAGCCTTTCGAGGCCGGGTCTGGGAAGGCGGATGGTTGCGACGACCCGCAAGTCAGGAGACCGACCATGGGCATGTGTTCACCCTCACGCCGTCGGGTGAGACGGCAACGGAGCTTTCAATGCACATCGAACCTGGCCTTGTGGATAGCGGAAAGATCTGGCTGAGCTACGTGACGGCGGCTGGCGCCGGCGGCTACACGCTGAAGCTCGCCTTCGACACCCTGCGCGAGCGCGGCGCCGTGTCCTTGCTGACGCGCAGCGCCGTGGCGACCGCCCTCGTGTTCTCCTTCTTCGAGGTGCTGCCGCATTATCCGGTGGGCGTCTCCGAGGTGCACCTCATCCTGGGCTCGACCCTGTTCCTGATTCTGGGCGCCGCGCCCGCCGCCTTCGGCCTTGCCCTCGGCCTGCTGGTCCAGGGCCTGTTCTTCGCGCCCTTCGACCTGCCGCAGTTCGGCATGAACGTGACCACCCTTCTGGTGCCGTTGTTCGCGCTCACGGCACTCGCGCCCAAGGTCATCGCGCCGAATACGCCCTATGTAGACCTGAAGTATCGCCAGGCCCTCGCGCTCTCCACCACCTACCAGGCCGGCATCGTCGCCTGGGTGGCGTTCTGGGCTTTCTACGGCCAGGGCTTCACCGCCGAGAACGCCGCTTCCATCGGGTCCTTCGGCGGCGCCTATCTGCTCGTCATCATCGTCGAGCCGCTGGTGGATCTCGCCGTGCTCGCGGCGGCCAAGGCGCTCAATGGCCTGAAGGGCAGCCCGCTGTTCGAGCGTCGGCTCTACGACGCCGCCTGATCGTTTTCGCTCCCGTATGAAGGCGGCGGCATCCCCTTGGGGTGCCGCCGTTCTTTTTTGGCGTGGCCCGCGTCCTCATGATTGGAAGATGGGTCCGCCGGCACATCGGTCGCATCTGGCCGTCGTTTCCTTATGACCAGCCCCATGGTAAATTTACCGTGAGGGAAGGGATCTGATGCTCAGGCGGCGGCGACAGGCATGGGGGATTGGCTGGATCGCTGCGTTCGCGGCGGCCTATGCCCTTGTCTTCCAGATCGTCCTGACCAGCGCCCTGATGGCCTCGGTCTCGCTTGACGGCGCTGGCGCCATGACGGCTTTCTGCCATTCCGACGCGTCTTCGGACCCGCAGTCGGATGACGGCGGCACCCCGAAATCCATCGTCCACTGTCCCCTCTGCCTCTTCCGCACCGATGTGGCGGCGCTGCCGCCGCCGGTGATGACTCCTGTCATCGACCGCATCGCCATCGAGCTGCACTACCAGGCGGTGCTGCGCAGTTCGCTTCAGGGCGAACCTGTCGCCCTCCCGTTCCAGCCTCGCGCGCCGCCGGCCCAGGGCTAGGACCGCCGCGCGCCTGCTGCGCGGACCACACTAACTCATCCCTTTGTCGCCGAAGACGTCGGAAGACGCTTGCGCGCGTGCGGCTCGTCGTAGCCGGCGCAGCGCACGTCCTGCCGTCGGCAGCCCGGACAGACCCATGCCGATTCCATTTCAATCCCCAAACACCCTGCGCCGCGCCCTGCATCTGACGAGCGCGCTGGTGCGGCCCTCGCTTGCCGTGCTCTGCATGGTGCCGCTCTTCACCTCCGGCGCGCGCGCGCAGAGCGCGATGGAACTGCCCACGGTGGTGGTCCGCTCCGAAACCCCATCCACCACGGCGGGAGGCGCAGCCGACGGTCCGTTCACCCCGGCCGACACCGCGACCATCTCCGGCGCGCAGGCCCAGGGCGCGACCCTCTCGACCAGCGATTCGGGTTCGCTCATCAGCCGGATTCCAGGTGGTGCGGCCTGGGGCGCCGGCGGCGTGTCGAGCCTGCCGGCGGTCAACGGCATGGGGGCGGACCGGGTCCAGGTCTCCATCAACGGCATGCTGTTCGGCCTCGCCTGCCCGAACGAGATGAATCCGCCCCTGTCCTTCGTCAACCCTGCGATGATCGCCGGGGCGCGGGTCTATATGGGCACCGCGCCGGTGAGCGTCGGCGGCGACTATACGGGCGCGAAGGTGGATGTTTCGGTCGCGCCGGCCCAGTTCACGCCGGGCCAGGCGCTGACCACCCACGGCAGCGTTTCCGGCTTCTACCGCAGCAACGGTAACGGCTATGGCGTGGATGCCAATGTCACCGTGTCCAACGAGGACACCAGCGTCACCTATACCGGCGGCTGGGCGCGGGCGAGCGACTATACGGCGGGCGATGGCACCACCATCAAGTCCACCATGTATGAGACGCAGAACCATGCCCTGAGCATTTCGAAGAAGATCCAGGACCAGCTCTTCACCTTTCAGATCGGCGGGCAGTTCATTCCGTCCGAGGGCTATGTCAACCAGTACATGGACCTGGTAGAGAACAAGAGCCTCTTCGGCAACGCCCGCTACGAGGGCCTGTTCGACTGGGGCAAGCTGGAAGCCACCGTATTCGCCAATCGCGTGCGGCACACCATGGGCTTCATCGAGCCGGACAAGAGCGGCGACATGCCCATGGATACGCGCAGCACCGACCTCGGCTATGCGGTGAAGGGGACGTTCGGAGTTTCGGCCCACGACATCATCCGCCTCGGCAACGAGCTTTACTACAATAATCTTGATGATTGGTGGCCCCCGGTGGAGGGTTCCATGATGATGGGGCCGGACACCTTCATCAACATCAACAACGGCCAGCGGCTGCGCCTCGGCACCTTCGGCGAGTGGGAACGCCACATCGACGACAAGTGGACCGCGGTGTTCGGCCTGCGCAACGACATTGTCTGGATGAATACCGGAGACGTGCAGGGCTACAACGAAATGATGTACGGGCAGAACGCCGCACTGTTCAATGCGCAGGACCATGCCCGCACCGATTTCAACGTGGATGCTTCCGTGATCCTGCGCTACGAGGCCAATGAATCGAGCCTCTACGAGCTGGGTCTTGCCCGCAAGACGCGCTCGCCGAACTTCTACGAGCGTTATGCCTGGTCCACCAACGCCATGGCCATGAGCATGATCGGCTGGTTCGGCGACGGCAACGGCTATGTGGGCAATCTCGACCTCGAGCCGGAGGCGGCGCACACGGTGAGCTTCACCGCCACCTGGCACGATCCGGCGAAGAAGGTGTGGGAGCTGCGGGTCTCTCCTTATTACAGCTATGTGCTGGACTATATCGACGCCGACCGCTGCGCCCTGTCCACCTGCCCCAACCTGCCCAGCAACCTCATCACCACCAACAATTTCGTCTATCTGCAGTTCGCCAACCACGACGCCTGGCTCTATGGCGTCAACATCGACGGCAAGCTGGCGCTGTGGGATGACGCGACCTACGGCAAGGGCGCCTTTCGCGGCAGCCTGAACTTCGTGCAGGGCCAGAGGACCGATGGCGTCAACCTCTACCACATGATGCCGCTGAACGGCGTGGTGGCCATCGACCACAGCATCGGCCACTGGTCCTCCAGCCTCGAACTGCAGCTGGTGTCCTCGAAGACGCTGGTGAGCCAGGTGCGCAACGAGCTTGAAACCTCAGCCTATGCC belongs to Xanthobacter autotrophicus Py2 and includes:
- a CDS encoding conserved hypothetical protein (KEGG: rru:Rru_A0458 hypothetical protein) is translated as MHIEPGLVDSGKIWLSYVTAAGAGGYTLKLAFDTLRERGAVSLLTRSAVATALVFSFFEVLPHYPVGVSEVHLILGSTLFLILGAAPAAFGLALGLLVQGLFFAPFDLPQFGMNVTTLLVPLFALTALAPKVIAPNTPYVDLKYRQALALSTTYQAGIVAWVAFWAFYGQGFTAENAASIGSFGGAYLLVIIVEPLVDLAVLAAAKALNGLKGSPLFERRLYDAA
- a CDS encoding TonB-dependent receptor (PFAM: TonB-dependent receptor; TonB-dependent receptor plug~KEGG: rpc:RPC_4299 TonB-dependent receptor); protein product: MPIPFQSPNTLRRALHLTSALVRPSLAVLCMVPLFTSGARAQSAMELPTVVVRSETPSTTAGGAADGPFTPADTATISGAQAQGATLSTSDSGSLISRIPGGAAWGAGGVSSLPAVNGMGADRVQVSINGMLFGLACPNEMNPPLSFVNPAMIAGARVYMGTAPVSVGGDYTGAKVDVSVAPAQFTPGQALTTHGSVSGFYRSNGNGYGVDANVTVSNEDTSVTYTGGWARASDYTAGDGTTIKSTMYETQNHALSISKKIQDQLFTFQIGGQFIPSEGYVNQYMDLVENKSLFGNARYEGLFDWGKLEATVFANRVRHTMGFIEPDKSGDMPMDTRSTDLGYAVKGTFGVSAHDIIRLGNELYYNNLDDWWPPVEGSMMMGPDTFININNGQRLRLGTFGEWERHIDDKWTAVFGLRNDIVWMNTGDVQGYNEMMYGQNAALFNAQDHARTDFNVDASVILRYEANESSLYELGLARKTRSPNFYERYAWSTNAMAMSMIGWFGDGNGYVGNLDLEPEAAHTVSFTATWHDPAKKVWELRVSPYYSYVLDYIDADRCALSTCPNLPSNLITTNNFVYLQFANHDAWLYGVNIDGKLALWDDATYGKGAFRGSLNFVQGQRTDGVNLYHMMPLNGVVAIDHSIGHWSSSLELQLVSSKTLVSQVRNELETSAYALLNFRTSYELDMVKVDFGVDNIFDTNYDLPLGGANLVNYQVTSMMGSSAAWGYPVAGMGRSFNTRVTVKF
- a CDS encoding conserved hypothetical protein (KEGG: rpc:RPC_4485 hypothetical protein); the protein is MLRRRRQAWGIGWIAAFAAAYALVFQIVLTSALMASVSLDGAGAMTAFCHSDASSDPQSDDGGTPKSIVHCPLCLFRTDVAALPPPVMTPVIDRIAIELHYQAVLRSSLQGEPVALPFQPRAPPAQG